A single region of the Candidatus Protochlamydia amoebophila UWE25 genome encodes:
- a CDS encoding ParB/RepB/Spo0J family partition protein — MHEETTKENRDDLREVLLSQIQINPYQPRREFKKEELQELADSIKAVGIIHPPLVRMLGDSEKYELIAGERRFRASQIAGLKSIPVLVRKTSYAQSAQAALIENIQRIDLNPLEIAKALKQLMDDFNFSQERLSQQIGKKRSTVANYLRLLTLPMTIQTSIWQGAISMGHAKAILALESEDKQKLLHDLILRDTLNVREAEQAAARINQKAKKQQLSYVTRDFYLEQLAEKIQQNLGTKVVIQGKGKKGRISIDYYNLDDLDRLLDIFGIKD; from the coding sequence ATGCATGAAGAGACGACAAAAGAAAATAGAGATGATTTGAGAGAAGTGCTTCTTTCTCAAATTCAAATAAATCCTTACCAACCCAGGCGTGAATTTAAGAAAGAGGAACTACAAGAGCTGGCAGACTCCATTAAAGCGGTGGGCATCATTCATCCGCCACTTGTTCGTATGCTTGGGGATTCTGAAAAATATGAACTCATTGCAGGAGAAAGAAGATTTCGAGCTTCTCAAATTGCTGGTTTAAAATCTATCCCTGTTTTAGTTCGAAAAACTTCTTATGCTCAATCAGCGCAAGCTGCTTTAATTGAAAATATTCAACGCATAGATTTGAATCCTTTAGAAATAGCTAAAGCCCTTAAACAACTGATGGATGATTTCAACTTTAGCCAAGAACGCCTTTCACAACAAATCGGTAAAAAAAGATCAACAGTGGCTAATTATCTTCGTTTATTGACTTTGCCTATGACAATTCAAACTAGTATTTGGCAAGGGGCAATTAGTATGGGGCATGCTAAAGCTATTCTTGCTTTAGAGTCAGAAGATAAGCAAAAACTATTACATGATTTGATTTTAAGGGACACTCTTAATGTACGAGAAGCTGAACAAGCGGCGGCTAGAATTAACCAAAAAGCAAAAAAACAACAATTGAGCTATGTTACGAGGGATTTTTATTTAGAACAATTGGCGGAAAAAATTCAGCAAAATTTAGGAACAAAGGTCGTCATACAAGGAAAAGGTAAGAAAGGACGTATTTCTATTGATTATTATAACCTTGATGATTTAGATCGGCTGTTAGATATATTTGGAATAAAAGATTAA